In Prunus dulcis unplaced genomic scaffold, ALMONDv2, whole genome shotgun sequence, the following proteins share a genomic window:
- the LOC117613239 gene encoding mediator of RNA polymerase II transcription subunit 7b-like: MTDDILPSLEDQGVHQLYPKGPNIDFKKELRSLNRELQLHILELADILVERPSQYARRVEDISLIFKNLHHLLNSLRPHQEERRSTKTSQGVYWNVGGHRRIFCAKVRACAHVRSATD, translated from the exons ATG acTGATGACATTCTTCCGAGCTTGGAAGATCAGGGAGTGCATCAACTGTATCCAAAAGGCCCAAACATTG ATTTTAAGAAGGAACTGAGGTCACTTAACAGAGAATTGCAGCTGCACATTTTGGAGCTGGCTGATATTCTTGTAGAGAGACCATCACAGTACGCGAGGAGAGTGGAAGATATATCTCTTATCTTCAAGAACTTGCATCATCTTCTCAACTCATTGCGTCCTCATCAA GAGGAGAGAAGAAGCACGAAGACTTCTCAAGGAGTCTATTGGAACGTTGGAGGACACCGACGCATCTTTTGTGCTAAAGTAAGGGCGTGTGCTCATGTTCGTTCTGCCACCGATTGA